Genomic DNA from Desulfuromonas versatilis:
GGCCGCCCGGTTGCCGTACACCACCCCTTCGAGCAGGCTGTTGCTGGCCAGGCGGTTGGCGCCGTGCAGCCCGGTAAAGGAGGCCTCGCCGATGGCGAAGAGGTTGCGGATGTCCGACTCGCCCCAGTTGTCGACCTTGACCCCCCCGCACAGGTAATGGGCGGCGGGTACCACCGGGATCGGCTCTTTGGTCATGTCGATGCCGTAGGAGAGGCAGGTTTCGTAGATATTGGGGAAACGGCTGGTGATGTAGTCCGCGCCGCGATGGGTGATATCGAGAAAGACGCAGTCGTCGCCGTGGACCTTCATCTCGTTGTCGATCGCCCGGGCGACGATGTCCCGGGGCGCCAGGTCCTTCAATTGATGGTACTGCTCCATGAAGGCGCTGCCGTCGCGGCGCCTGAGGATCGCCCCCTCGCCCCGCACCGCTTCGGAGATCAGAAACGATTTGGCGTGGGGATGATACAGGGTGGTGGGGTGAAACTGCATGAACTCCATGTTGGCGATGGTGGCCCCGGCCCGGTAGGCCATGGCGACGCCGTCGCCGGTGGCGACATCGGGGTTGCAGGTGTAGAGGTAGACCTTGCCGGCCCCGCCGGTAGCCAACACCGTGATGCGCGCCCCGAAGGTGACGACCTCCTTGTTGCGGATGTCCAGCACATAGGCCCCCAGGCAGCGGTTGGGCGACTGGCGGCGATGGGTCACCTTGGCCTCGGTGATCAGGTCGATGGCGTTATGGTGCTCGTAGATGGTGATATTGGGATGGTTGGACGCCGCCTCGACCAGGGCTCTCTCGATTTCCCGCCCGGTGACATCCTTGGCATGCAGAATGCGCCGCTGGGAATGGCCCCCCTCCCGGGTGAGGTCATAGGTGTTGTCGTCATTCTTGGTGAATTTGACGCCCCAGTCGATCAGATC
This window encodes:
- the nadB gene encoding L-aspartate oxidase codes for the protein MKITADFLVIGSGIAGLSYALKVAGHGSVAVVTKREVSETATNLAQGGIASVLSETDSFEAHIQDTMVAGAFLSHQDVVQMVVEAGPEAIQDLIDWGVKFTKNDDNTYDLTREGGHSQRRILHAKDVTGREIERALVEAASNHPNITIYEHHNAIDLITEAKVTHRRQSPNRCLGAYVLDIRNKEVVTFGARITVLATGGAGKVYLYTCNPDVATGDGVAMAYRAGATIANMEFMQFHPTTLYHPHAKSFLISEAVRGEGAILRRRDGSAFMEQYHQLKDLAPRDIVARAIDNEMKVHGDDCVFLDITHRGADYITSRFPNIYETCLSYGIDMTKEPIPVVPAAHYLCGGVKVDNWGESDIRNLFAIGEASFTGLHGANRLASNSLLEGVVYGNRAARQSLERIKEKPTPFPPIAAWDAGNATNSDEEVVVAHNWDEIRRCMWNYVGIVRSSKRLVRALRRIQMIQDEITDYYWDFYITSDLIELRNITTVAELIVRCALERKESRGLHYTIDHPDTDDVHWKRDTIIRKNF